From one Melioribacteraceae bacterium genomic stretch:
- a CDS encoding VOC family protein: MTEKKKFAAGSVGWVDLTVNDADKLKIFYEDVVGFKSAPVSMGEYNDFTMISRDDDIPYAGVCNNKGTNKGLPPYWLVYFNVSDIEQSCKRVIELGGELLFEPKIMGGYGKYCVIKDPAGAYCALFEPIEK; the protein is encoded by the coding sequence ATGACAGAAAAAAAGAAATTTGCTGCCGGCTCAGTTGGTTGGGTCGATCTTACAGTTAACGATGCAGACAAACTAAAGATATTTTATGAAGATGTTGTAGGTTTCAAATCTGCTCCTGTTTCGATGGGAGAATATAATGATTTTACTATGATCTCACGAGATGATGATATTCCTTATGCCGGTGTTTGTAATAACAAGGGAACGAATAAAGGATTACCACCGTATTGGTTGGTTTATTTTAATGTATCGGATATCGAGCAGAGTTGTAAAAGAGTTATTGAACTTGGCGGCGAATTATTGTTTGAACCAAAAATTATGGGTGGTTATGGAAAATATTGTGTAATCAAAGATCCCGCTGGTGCTTATTGTGCCTTATTCGAACCGATTGAAAAATAA
- a CDS encoding mannose-1-phosphate guanylyltransferase — translation MELFVLIMAGGVGSRFWPRSRKSKPKQLLNIFGQNSMIRETYRRVSNLVPPGNVYVITNKVQAQLITAELPELPKRNIIAEPVGKNTAPCVAVSAKTILNRSEESVIITLPADHLIENEKEFEKKLLEAAKFAYQSKGLVTFGITPTRPETGYGYIHFNKNSSENIFKVKEFVEKPNLETAKKYLIAGDYLWNSGMFIWRSDVILDEIKKYLPEVYSLVAKINDTDYDNIIEEIYPKFKSVSIDYGIMEKSEMVYVMEGEIGWSDVGSWESVYELSKKDENGNALIGDVFTIDTKNSYVYSENNFTALVGVHDLVVINLGDSLLVCDRAKAQAVKNVVDELTKNDRNDLL, via the coding sequence ATGGAATTATTTGTTCTTATTATGGCAGGCGGTGTTGGCTCTAGATTCTGGCCAAGAAGCAGAAAATCAAAACCAAAACAACTCTTGAATATCTTCGGTCAAAATAGCATGATCAGAGAAACTTATAGAAGGGTGAGCAACCTAGTTCCACCGGGGAATGTTTACGTTATAACAAATAAAGTTCAAGCACAGTTAATAACTGCGGAATTGCCCGAACTTCCAAAAAGAAATATTATTGCTGAACCTGTTGGCAAAAATACTGCTCCATGTGTTGCAGTTTCTGCTAAAACCATATTAAATCGTTCAGAAGAATCAGTTATCATTACACTTCCGGCTGATCACTTAATTGAGAATGAGAAAGAGTTCGAAAAGAAATTATTAGAAGCTGCTAAGTTTGCTTATCAATCGAAAGGACTTGTTACATTTGGCATAACTCCAACACGACCCGAAACCGGCTATGGATATATTCACTTCAATAAAAATAGCTCTGAAAATATTTTCAAAGTAAAAGAGTTTGTTGAAAAACCAAATTTAGAAACTGCAAAAAAATATCTTATAGCTGGAGATTATCTTTGGAATTCGGGAATGTTTATTTGGCGAAGCGATGTTATTTTGGATGAAATTAAAAAATACTTGCCTGAAGTTTACTCACTTGTCGCTAAAATTAATGATACTGATTACGATAATATAATTGAAGAAATCTATCCAAAGTTCAAAAGTGTGTCTATTGACTACGGGATTATGGAAAAATCCGAGATGGTGTATGTGATGGAAGGTGAAATAGGTTGGAGCGATGTTGGTAGTTGGGAAAGTGTTTATGAACTTAGTAAAAAAGATGAAAATGGCAATGCATTAATTGGCGATGTTTTTACTATTGATACAAAAAATAGTTACGTCTATTCTGAAAATAACTTTACGGCTTTAGTTGGAGTACATGATTTGGTCGTGATAAATCTTGGTGATTCACTTCTTGTTTGTGATCGTGCAAAAGCTCAGGCAGTAAAAAATGTTGTGGATGAACTGACCAAAAATGATAGAAATGATTTATTGTAG
- a CDS encoding PAS domain S-box protein: MIILVLISISAALLSRTLNVLTFYIFEKLPLLLVSSTYNYALFIIMLLLASLVIYLLIINKKLKVTAKNENLELKRSEERFKKLTNLTFEGIVIHRNGFFIDCNDSFLKIIGYEREELINTNIVEKCIHKDNIKTVVEKVKNKDIKPYEVRGKRKNQEIFPVEIESREVILDGEQVRVAAIRDLTEIKKQKEIIEREEWLLSTMMQNIPDSIYFKDLESKFIRVNRSTYSKFNVESADELIGKSDFDIFDEEHALPAYKDEQKIINTGIPIINKIEKESWKDGKIGWVSTTKLPLYDKNGKIVGTFGITRDISELKNAQENLIAEKEKFEQLLRLVPSAVFTIDTEQRVTSWNFMAEKLTGFSASEMIGKKCTDWAISPCGQACGLFNSDIPKPITDVECMLKHKSGKTITVSKNVDEIKDANGIIIGGIESFVDISERKEYETQIKKINKELAETNKSKDRFFSIIAHDLRNPFITLLGFSEMLIEDYNEFTDEEKINYLKEMEKTAKSSYQLLENLLQWSRSQTGTIKFTPQELNFVDILKENFSLLEKSAEMKNIKLESKLSTAEFIMADYDMVTTVSRNLLTNAIKFTPSGGSIIVGSTNRDGMIEFYIKDTGVGISPERVESIFRIDQTSSTVGTDGEKGSGLGLVLSNEFILKHGGEIWVESEIGKGTTFFFTLPKS, encoded by the coding sequence ATGATCATTCTTGTATTGATTTCCATTAGTGCGGCTTTATTGTCGAGAACTCTAAATGTACTCACCTTTTATATTTTTGAAAAACTGCCACTGTTGTTAGTCTCCAGTACCTACAATTATGCATTATTCATAATAATGTTATTGCTTGCTTCCCTTGTAATTTATTTATTGATAATAAATAAAAAACTGAAAGTGACAGCAAAAAATGAAAACCTCGAATTAAAAAGAAGTGAGGAACGATTTAAAAAATTAACCAACCTCACCTTTGAAGGTATTGTAATCCATAGAAACGGATTTTTTATCGACTGCAATGATTCGTTTCTCAAAATAATTGGTTATGAAAGAGAAGAGCTGATTAATACAAATATTGTTGAGAAATGCATTCATAAAGACAACATCAAAACAGTAGTAGAGAAAGTCAAAAATAAGGACATCAAACCATATGAAGTAAGAGGAAAAAGAAAAAATCAAGAAATATTTCCGGTAGAGATTGAATCACGTGAAGTGATTCTTGATGGCGAACAAGTAAGAGTAGCCGCGATTAGGGACTTAACGGAGATTAAAAAACAGAAAGAAATTATTGAAAGGGAAGAATGGCTTTTATCTACAATGATGCAAAATATTCCAGACTCCATTTATTTTAAAGATCTTGAAAGCAAATTTATAAGAGTAAATAGAAGTACATACAGTAAGTTCAATGTAGAATCCGCCGATGAATTAATAGGCAAAAGTGATTTTGATATTTTTGATGAAGAACATGCTCTACCCGCGTATAAGGACGAACAAAAAATAATCAATACCGGAATCCCGATAATTAATAAAATTGAAAAAGAATCTTGGAAAGACGGTAAAATTGGATGGGTTTCGACCACAAAGCTCCCACTTTATGATAAGAACGGAAAAATTGTAGGTACTTTTGGCATTACTCGTGATATTTCGGAGCTTAAAAATGCACAAGAAAATTTAATCGCAGAGAAAGAAAAGTTCGAGCAGTTACTGAGATTAGTGCCTAGTGCAGTATTTACTATTGATACAGAACAAAGAGTTACAAGCTGGAATTTTATGGCTGAAAAATTAACAGGTTTTTCAGCATCAGAAATGATAGGTAAAAAATGTACTGATTGGGCAATAAGTCCATGCGGACAGGCTTGTGGCTTATTCAATTCTGATATTCCTAAACCAATTACCGATGTTGAATGTATGTTGAAACATAAAAGCGGTAAAACAATTACAGTCTCAAAAAATGTGGATGAGATAAAAGATGCCAATGGAATTATTATTGGCGGAATCGAAAGCTTTGTAGATATAAGTGAACGCAAGGAATATGAAACTCAAATTAAAAAAATAAACAAAGAACTTGCCGAAACAAATAAAAGTAAAGATCGATTCTTCTCGATCATTGCACATGATTTAAGAAATCCGTTTATAACGCTGTTAGGTTTTTCTGAAATGCTGATCGAAGATTATAATGAGTTTACCGATGAAGAAAAGATAAATTATTTAAAAGAAATGGAAAAGACTGCGAAGTCATCCTATCAACTATTAGAAAATCTACTTCAATGGTCAAGATCACAAACGGGTACGATAAAATTTACGCCCCAGGAATTAAATTTTGTAGATATACTTAAAGAAAATTTTTCATTACTCGAAAAATCAGCAGAAATGAAAAACATTAAATTGGAATCCAAATTATCTACCGCTGAATTTATTATGGCAGATTATGATATGGTTACTACGGTTTCAAGAAATTTACTGACCAATGCTATCAAATTTACTCCTTCAGGCGGTTCCATCATAGTTGGTTCAACAAACAGAGATGGTATGATTGAGTTTTATATAAAGGATACCGGAGTTGGTATAAGTCCGGAAAGAGTTGAAAGCATTTTTAGAATTGATCAAACATCATCAACCGTTGGCACAGACGGTGAGAAAGGGTCCGGACTTGGATTGGTACTCTCAAATGAATTTATTCTAAAACATGGTGGAGAAATTTGGGTTGAAAGTGAAATAGGAAAGGGAACAACTTTCTTCTTTACTCTTCCAAAATCATAA
- a CDS encoding Hsp20/alpha crystallin family protein, which yields MTDTKELVKVDNNSSWDEALERESWIAPMINIYETEDEFHLTAFMPDVQRENIKIKLEDGSLVIMGRINYNEVVNRKYILNEYAVGNYYRKFKISDSIDNHKIEAKFENGVLAVKLPKHDRIKPRTIEIN from the coding sequence ATGACAGATACAAAAGAATTGGTAAAAGTCGATAATAATTCATCTTGGGATGAAGCATTAGAAAGAGAATCTTGGATTGCGCCAATGATTAATATTTATGAAACCGAAGATGAATTTCATCTAACCGCTTTTATGCCGGATGTTCAAAGAGAAAACATAAAAATTAAACTTGAAGACGGTAGCTTAGTTATAATGGGCAGAATAAATTATAATGAAGTTGTAAATCGTAAATATATTTTGAATGAATACGCGGTTGGTAATTATTACAGAAAATTCAAAATATCTGATTCAATAGATAATCATAAAATAGAAGCAAAATTTGAAAATGGTGTGCTTGCGGTAAAGCTACCTAAGCACGATAGAATTAAACCAAGAACTATAGAAATTAACTAA
- a CDS encoding Hsp20/alpha crystallin family protein: MALVRWNPTRELMNLEREFSKLFNSFGGRFGLRENGDDFENAVWSPLTDISEDNDKYVVSMDIPGVEKKDVKISYKNGSLIVSGERKQESEDKSSKFHRIERAYGRYYREFMLPEKIVEDKIEAKFKDGTLSVTIPKAEEAKPREIDIKVN, from the coding sequence ATGGCACTAGTAAGATGGAACCCAACAAGAGAATTAATGAATCTCGAAAGAGAATTCAGCAAATTGTTTAACTCATTCGGTGGTAGATTCGGTTTGCGTGAAAACGGTGATGATTTTGAAAATGCTGTCTGGTCACCGCTAACTGATATTTCCGAAGACAATGATAAGTATGTTGTAAGTATGGATATTCCCGGAGTAGAAAAGAAAGATGTAAAGATTTCATACAAGAATGGAAGTCTAATTGTTAGCGGTGAAAGGAAGCAAGAAAGTGAAGATAAATCATCTAAGTTTCACAGAATTGAGAGAGCTTACGGCAGATACTACCGTGAATTTATGCTTCCGGAAAAAATAGTTGAAGATAAGATCGAAGCTAAATTCAAAGACGGTACTTTATCTGTCACAATTCCAAAAGCCGAAGAAGCAAAACCGAGAGAGATTGATATCAAAGTAAATTAA
- the htpG gene encoding molecular chaperone HtpG, whose amino-acid sequence MSSTQTETKTFEFKAEVKQLLNILVHSLYTSREIFLRELISNASDALDKLRFKSTKGDEILDNDLPLEIKIDFDEKKNTLTISDTGIGMTQDEIVENIGTIAKSGSAEFIKTLMESKDQANNIIGKFGVGFYSVFMVAEEVEIKSRSYRKDAKPIYWKSDGLGSYTVQELDGNLKRGTEIKIKLREDAKEFTEKYRLESTIKRHSNFITFPIFIGKDKVNTISAIWREPKSSVKKEQYDEFYKFLTYDSEPPMDIIHKSVDAPIQFNALLFIPSKHNEFFWMHKDDYGLDLYVKRVLIQHKNKDLLPEYLGFVKGVVDSEDLPLNISRETLQENIVFSKISSSVTLQVLNYLADKAKNNPDEYAKFWKEHGRIFKLGYSDYSNQEKYMDLLRFNSSSIENKDGLTSFAEYSSRMKEDQKTIYYAAGSSRDSIELDPHLEIFRSKGIEVLYLLDPVDEFVINSLHKYKDFEIESVENADLKKIEKLESVEEKKTDFEKLEKDDEKHFSSLLSKMKEVLGDRVVDVRESKRLSGSASCLASEGDAMTASMQKILKMTNPGMADQKKILEINRDNKLIRNLLEVFKKDSNDSLITNATEQLFESALLLEGNLNDPHKLVKRINELLEKSSDWYLGKK is encoded by the coding sequence ATGAGCAGTACACAAACCGAAACAAAGACATTTGAATTTAAGGCCGAAGTAAAACAATTGTTGAATATTTTAGTTCATTCTCTTTATACATCTCGTGAAATTTTCTTACGCGAACTTATCTCAAACGCTTCTGATGCTTTGGATAAGCTAAGATTCAAATCTACAAAAGGTGATGAAATTCTCGATAACGATTTACCCCTTGAGATAAAAATTGATTTCGATGAAAAGAAGAACACATTAACTATTTCCGATACGGGAATTGGAATGACACAAGATGAAATAGTTGAAAACATCGGGACGATAGCAAAATCCGGATCTGCTGAATTTATTAAGACACTAATGGAAAGTAAAGATCAAGCAAATAATATAATCGGAAAGTTTGGTGTCGGTTTTTATTCTGTATTTATGGTTGCTGAAGAAGTTGAAATCAAATCTCGTTCATATCGGAAGGATGCAAAACCGATTTATTGGAAATCCGACGGCTTAGGAAGTTACACGGTTCAAGAACTTGACGGTAACTTAAAGCGTGGCACCGAGATCAAAATTAAGTTAAGAGAAGATGCAAAAGAATTTACAGAAAAATATAGATTAGAAAGCACAATAAAACGTCATTCTAACTTTATTACTTTCCCAATCTTTATCGGTAAAGATAAAGTAAATACAATTTCTGCAATTTGGCGTGAACCGAAAAGTTCGGTAAAGAAGGAACAATACGATGAATTTTATAAATTCTTGACCTATGATTCTGAACCGCCGATGGACATTATACATAAATCGGTCGATGCACCGATTCAATTTAATGCCTTGTTGTTTATTCCTTCTAAGCACAATGAATTCTTTTGGATGCATAAAGATGATTATGGATTAGATCTTTATGTTAAACGAGTTTTAATTCAACATAAGAATAAAGATCTATTACCTGAATATTTGGGATTTGTAAAAGGTGTCGTTGATTCGGAAGATCTGCCGTTAAATATCTCGCGCGAAACTTTGCAAGAAAATATTGTCTTTAGTAAAATTTCAAGCAGCGTTACTTTACAAGTATTAAATTACTTAGCCGACAAAGCAAAAAATAATCCTGATGAATATGCGAAATTCTGGAAAGAACACGGAAGAATTTTCAAACTTGGTTATTCAGATTATTCAAATCAAGAAAAGTATATGGATTTACTAAGATTCAATTCTTCAAGTATCGAAAACAAAGATGGATTAACATCTTTCGCTGAATACAGTTCAAGAATGAAAGAAGATCAGAAAACAATTTACTATGCAGCCGGTTCTTCACGAGATTCAATCGAACTCGATCCACACCTAGAAATTTTCCGATCAAAAGGAATTGAAGTCCTTTACCTACTCGATCCGGTAGATGAGTTTGTAATTAACTCGCTGCATAAATACAAAGATTTTGAAATTGAATCCGTTGAAAATGCGGATCTCAAGAAGATTGAAAAACTCGAGAGTGTTGAAGAAAAGAAAACTGATTTTGAAAAACTTGAAAAAGATGATGAAAAACATTTCAGCAGTCTTCTTTCAAAAATGAAGGAAGTCCTTGGTGATCGAGTTGTTGATGTAAGAGAATCGAAGAGATTAAGTGGAAGCGCAAGTTGTTTAGCTAGCGAAGGTGATGCAATGACTGCTTCTATGCAGAAAATTTTGAAAATGACAAACCCCGGTATGGCAGACCAAAAGAAAATCCTCGAGATTAATCGCGATAATAAACTAATTCGTAATCTCTTGGAAGTATTCAAAAAAGATTCAAACGATTCCTTAATAACAAATGCGACTGAACAATTATTTGAATCCGCTTTATTGTTAGAAGGTAATCTAAATGATCCGCATAAATTAGTAAAAAGAATAAACGAGCTCTTAGAAAAATCTAGTGATTGGTATTTGGGGAAAAAATAA
- a CDS encoding DnaJ C-terminal domain-containing protein has protein sequence MDFKDYYKILGVDKNASQDDIKKAYRKLALKYHPDRNPDNKVAEEKFKEVTEAHEVLSDPEKRKKYDTLGSNWKQYERAGFNQGNPFAGFGNQGGRSYQFHGDFEDVFKNLGGFSDFFTNFFGGSFDSSFDQRSRQRTSSHKGADVTAELPISLYDAFNGSEKQIIVNGKKIKIKIPKGTHDGKKLRLRGQGQNGNFGSQSGDLYITLKIQEDEIYERDGDDLYQNINVDIKTAILGGEKTITTIDGKKINIKIKEGSDSGKLLRVPGHGMINSSGDRGDLYIRLNISVPKNLSKSEKEKINKFDFLSRT, from the coding sequence ATGGACTTCAAAGATTATTATAAAATACTAGGTGTTGATAAAAATGCTTCTCAAGATGATATAAAAAAAGCTTATCGTAAGCTGGCGTTAAAATATCACCCGGATAGAAATCCGGATAATAAAGTTGCCGAAGAAAAATTTAAAGAAGTCACAGAAGCACATGAAGTCCTTAGCGATCCCGAAAAAAGAAAAAAATATGACACACTTGGTTCTAATTGGAAACAATACGAAAGAGCAGGTTTTAATCAAGGAAATCCTTTCGCGGGATTTGGCAATCAAGGTGGAAGGTCTTATCAATTTCATGGTGATTTTGAAGATGTATTTAAAAATCTGGGTGGATTTTCGGATTTCTTTACAAATTTTTTTGGCGGTAGTTTCGATTCATCATTCGATCAGAGATCAAGACAAAGAACTTCTTCTCATAAAGGTGCAGATGTAACAGCTGAACTTCCCATTTCATTATACGATGCGTTCAACGGATCAGAAAAACAAATTATTGTCAACGGCAAAAAAATTAAAATCAAAATTCCCAAAGGAACTCATGACGGTAAAAAATTGCGTTTACGCGGACAAGGTCAAAATGGTAATTTTGGTTCACAGTCCGGAGATCTATACATCACACTAAAAATTCAGGAGGATGAAATTTATGAAAGAGACGGCGATGATCTTTATCAAAATATAAATGTTGATATAAAAACTGCTATCTTAGGCGGGGAAAAAACTATTACTACAATCGATGGTAAGAAAATAAACATAAAAATTAAAGAAGGAAGTGATAGCGGAAAATTACTTAGGGTCCCGGGTCATGGAATGATAAACTCTTCAGGCGACAGAGGTGATTTATATATTCGTTTAAACATAAGTGTTCCAAAAAATTTATCTAAATCAGAAAAAGAGAAAATAAACAAGTTTGATTTTCTAAGCAGAACATAA
- a CDS encoding Hsp20/alpha crystallin family protein, with amino-acid sequence MTLIRFEPLRDFDRLSNQIEKYFNDTVSSLNQNTGLPKVDIYETEELLNVEVELPGVEKENIKLTLEDNILTLQGSKKSREIKDLVKSFRQERSFGTFKRSFTLPVDVDPDKVNAKFENGVLQISLQKFDVKNINEKTIELK; translated from the coding sequence ATGACACTTATTAGATTCGAACCGTTGAGAGATTTTGACAGACTTTCTAACCAGATTGAGAAGTATTTCAATGATACAGTTTCGAGCCTCAATCAGAACACAGGTTTACCAAAAGTTGATATTTACGAAACGGAAGAATTACTGAATGTTGAAGTCGAACTACCCGGAGTTGAGAAGGAAAATATAAAATTAACTCTTGAAGACAATATTTTAACATTGCAAGGTTCTAAAAAATCTAGAGAGATTAAAGATCTTGTAAAATCATTTAGACAAGAAAGAAGTTTTGGAACCTTTAAAAGAAGTTTCACATTACCGGTAGATGTTGATCCGGATAAAGTCAATGCAAAGTTTGAGAATGGAGTTCTGCAAATTTCTCTACAAAAATTTGATGTAAAAAATATCAATGAAAAAACAATTGAACTAAAATAA
- the galE gene encoding UDP-glucose 4-epimerase GalE yields the protein MKILITGGAGYIGSHVVHDLIEQGHDTFVFDNLSTGLEQNLHPSSKFIEGDILNENDLNKIFEEKYDVIFHFAALKAAGDSMIHPSKFAKGNITGSLNLLMKMVQHDVKHIIFSSSAAVYGNPQYLPIDEDHPKDPTNYYGYTKLAIEENLEWFSRLHKINYAALRYFNATGYDVRGRVYGQEKDTTNLSPLVMEVAAGTRKELQVFGDDYDTEDGTCIRDYIHVNDLSDAHLRAMDYLSNENKNLVVNLGTNKGSSVLEVIKAAEKAIDKTINYKVVGRRAGDPANLVASYQRAKEILNWEAKYSDLNTIFESMKKVYLK from the coding sequence ATGAAAATCTTAATAACCGGCGGCGCAGGATATATTGGAAGTCACGTTGTACATGATTTAATTGAACAAGGTCATGATACATTTGTTTTTGATAATTTATCTACAGGATTAGAGCAGAATCTTCACCCATCATCAAAATTTATTGAAGGTGATATCCTAAATGAGAATGATCTCAACAAAATTTTCGAAGAAAAATATGATGTTATTTTTCATTTTGCTGCCTTAAAAGCTGCGGGCGATTCGATGATTCATCCATCTAAGTTTGCAAAAGGCAACATTACCGGAAGTTTAAATCTTTTGATGAAGATGGTTCAACATGATGTTAAGCATATAATATTTTCATCGTCTGCTGCTGTTTATGGAAATCCACAATACCTTCCGATTGATGAAGATCATCCAAAAGATCCAACAAACTACTATGGCTATACAAAACTTGCCATAGAAGAAAACTTAGAATGGTTTAGCAGGCTGCATAAAATAAACTACGCAGCTCTTCGCTATTTTAATGCAACCGGTTATGATGTCCGTGGCAGAGTTTATGGTCAAGAAAAAGACACAACAAATCTTTCTCCACTAGTGATGGAAGTTGCAGCCGGAACTAGAAAAGAATTACAAGTGTTCGGAGATGATTATGATACTGAAGATGGGACATGTATTCGTGATTATATTCATGTAAATGATTTATCAGATGCGCATTTAAGAGCAATGGATTATTTATCCAATGAAAATAAAAATTTAGTGGTTAATCTTGGCACAAATAAGGGGAGTAGTGTTTTAGAAGTAATTAAAGCTGCCGAGAAAGCAATAGATAAAACAATTAATTACAAAGTTGTTGGAAGAAGAGCAGGTGATCCGGCCAATCTTGTTGCATCTTATCAACGAGCAAAAGAAATCTTAAATTGGGAAGCAAAATATTCAGATCTGAATACAATCTTTGAAAGTATGAAAAAGGTTTATCTAAAATAA